One segment of Rosa chinensis cultivar Old Blush chromosome 6, RchiOBHm-V2, whole genome shotgun sequence DNA contains the following:
- the LOC112169667 gene encoding heparanase-like protein 1, whose translation MIMKRYEHLSCHLFCFCFTYILVYLGVGNELCGNGVGARVGAEQYGKDMMKLKQIVNQLYNDSHIKPTIVGPGGFYDQKWFATLLQFSGSGVVNAVTQHLYNLGPDSWKQWVRRRRKRLNERKSQRSCVMRSKANA comes from the exons ATGATTATGAAAAGATATGAACATCTTTCTTGccacttgttttgtttttgcttcACATATATTCTTGTCTATCTTGGTGTAGGTAATGAGCTCTGTGGTAATGGTGTTGGAGCTAGAGTTGGAGCTGAACAGTATGGAAAAGACATGATGAAGCTTAAACAAATTGTCAACCAGTTGTACAATGACTCCCACATAAAGCCTACAATTGTAGGACCTGGAGGATTTTATGATCAAAAGTGGTTTGCCACGCTTCTTCAGTTTTCTGGTTCAGGCGTAGTCAATGCTGTCACTCAGCATCTTTACAATCTGGGTCCAG ATAGTTGGAAGCAATGGGTtcgaagaagaaggaaaaggctGAACGAGAGAAAAAGTCAAAGAAGTTGTgtgatgcgctcgaaagcaaacgcataa